The Hydra vulgaris chromosome 05, alternate assembly HydraT2T_AEP genome includes the window ATTTAATGGCAATTTGTTTGTAAAccagtaatttattttcaatactttttagttaactatttaaatttaacgaaaaattactattataaaaaaacttatactacaaaaataattacaatcgACACCAAACAATATAGGTATAACCCAGTGGACATACGTTGTCCGGGCGACGTCCGGCGGACGTCTGGACGTCCAGGAGAGTACTTTCGGACGACCTTCGAACGACGCGTGCCGACTGGGAATAatttagcaaacttttaatgttttggaTGCTAAAAGTGAATCATTCACATAAAGTAAGAATAATAGTGGTcctaaaaattgatttttgggGAACACCCTAAGTTATAATgcgtttttttgtttcatatttcTTGTTCAAGACCTTAAACCTTGCCACAGCTCTGTTGATTGATTTGACATAGGattcaaaacttgttttttggaattttatcgGCCAACTTTGCACATACActcagaaaaaaattgttgagcTATTCATCTGttactttattataataatatatagttataataatatatatttattataataataataatatattttacaatctattaaaagtttttgtggcaaattattattattttttaccaaTTACCTGCTTAATTGCAATCCAAGGTTTTTCGTGAGTTTCCATGGTTTTTTGTGTGttaaaatgggttttttttttgtgtatttctatgtttttttttcctttgcaCAATTAGGTTTTTCTTGTAGTGTTTctatgctttttaaaataagtttttaaagtttgtgcaatttatttttgtttttatacgcTTCAAGTattgttttgaaacttttttattgattttttatgatttgAGTAAACTTTTGGTCATCCTTTTGGTtattaaaatgagttaaaacttaatatttctATATTGCAATAGAAATACAAAACCATAGtgtttacaacaacaacaacaacaacgacaacaataacaacaacaacaacaacaacaacaacaacaacaacaacaaaagcaacaacaacaacagcaacacaaacagcaacaacaacaataacatcaacAACAAGTTACTTATTTTCCTTAAAtcgtttttgttttacttaaaaacttattttaaattattaataaaaataatactaataacaataataatagaaataataacaataatatataataataatataagataacaaaatcaataaaaattatagtaatagtaataataagtatgtttacaagaggaggctacttaatagtggttataaccctctctcaactctttaactccgaaacacgaaccttaacatacaaggccgctgcgtggagaaacaagttgagcgcggtactaccagggacgtggtggggattgaactcggaacctctcgcttatgaagcgagcgctttaccactacaccactaccgcttTAGAACtacaatttacaataattacaatttacaataattacaaagtaatgatagtaataataataaatattgtaatggTAGTTATAAGCATAAAACTAAGTTATATATATCATAAGTTAATGATGTATtaggatggtgtcactcatacagaagtctgatcaaaggagttatatgaaaacaaaattgtGTCAAACGTTCATGAGCATTATATTCTTCctgtgatttttatataaaattttatctaataaatgatatttaggccaaaattaaaaatgagtaGGCCATGTAATAGCCCCCAAGTGCTAAACTATCATATGGCCTACCACATGGGGACAATCGCATGGTCTTTCATACATGCTATCGCATGACCTACTATAGTAACAGTTAATTGATACTCTTGCTGGTTTAATACTGTTGGAagtaaatcattttgaattaaaacttttaaaaaaatctatttatgtTATAGTTGCCAGCTAAGTAaacatatttcttttatatgttagttttgtcaaaaacttttttaaatagatttttttaagttattaactGGTTTTCTATATtagaactaataataaaatatttggttcatTTCTTAgtcatttaattgtttaaaacttataacttaCAACCTGTTTTATCAATATAGAGTTCATCGcgtaaaataaacttaagagAACAATTAATGAACTTACAGAAAATTACTTAGTtgataattagtatttttaattgccAGTTTTTCGTGagactaattattttaaaatctagttTAGTTCACgcaataaagattttaattttattaaaactgtatgaatacttcaaatattaaaattaagaattgaaaaagtttttttttctgacaaaatTATTGAGTTAATTTACGGACTTTCGGGACTCACTTTCGAAGTTTTTTAGATTACAATTTTTGTTCTTGCTCTTATTGATAGCCTTAAGATTaagtaaatttctttaaaatcgAAATCATAAACTATGCGCTTTTCGTAAAAAAatacttgcattttttttagcaatttttttagcCTTGTTCTCTAAGAATCTTTCCAATTCGTACCGTCTCAAAGCAAAAATCTTTAtcaaagtagattttttttttcaggttaaagttattttttaaattatctactTTAACAGTGTGACGCTTGTTTCGTGAAAATTAAAGCTCTCTTTAATATCCTCAACCTTATTTTCTATCAAATTTTATCTGCTCAGCATTTTCACtaacatttaattcaatttaattcaGCTGCACGTATAAAAAGAGTTGCTCGTATaaactaataacaaaaattgtttttgtactgttgttttatatgttttttgtcTCCTTCTTAAACTCCttaatcattattttcaaatttttatttattttttcaatcgTAACTGtctaaaaaaactgtttttatatttatcaaactaattttaaatttataacaataatttttttcgtagacgtaaacttttttttacgctACTAAAACCTGTCCATTAGCTTCaaaaattacaacaatatatatatatatatatatatatatgtgtgtgtgtgtgtgtgtgtgtgtgtgtgtgtgtgtgtgtgtgtgtgtgtgtgtgtgtgtgtgtgtgtgtgtgtgtgtgtgtgtgtgtgtgtgtgtgtgtgtgtgtgtgtgtgtgtgtgtatgtatgtatgtatttttaactGCAAAATACgcttaaaagcaaaaaataaaaacaacatttggtTGATAgagtatataaattaaatgaaataatttatgaaacatCATTAtattgaaatgtaaaataaaaaccgtatacaaattaataaattaaaactatatattctaattactaagaaagaaaaagaatgCATTTAAATTACGAAAAATTTacgttttggtttttttttagatgatagctaaaattttttagatgataGCTAAACTATTTCACAGTttcgtttttttcatttagcGTTTTGTatcaaaatgattaaatttaataatgtataatttaaaaaaaaaagaaattagagtaatttaaaatatttttaaaaaaatcttagcgACGCTCTGCTTTGACTTGGTATGTGTTggcataaaacaaaataacttggTAGCAAATAAAACTTAGTTAAACTGTGTAGTGTCGTGTCTTGCTTCAAGACTCTAAAAAATCAGCCCATTACCCAGACTAAACTAAATAAGCCCTAAAACATCTTTGTTaacatatttagtttaaaaaactttactaaagtttactattttccttaatacttataaaaactttattgacgTTACggtatttttaatcaaaaattaaagaatataattttaaaaaaatagtcttttaatcaattaaaaaataattcttatttttcaagTTACTCCTCCCTCAAGAGAAatcttattttcaattttaatagtGCTCAAAGGAAAACTTTTGTAGCTACTTTTAAGAGTTTTGCAACGGAATGCGTAATTAAAATTCCGATTTTTGTAGTATAAAACAGCCTTTGAGTTGCATAGTGTTTTATTAATGAAGATTGGAACAAGTAATTTTAAATCTCTCAGTAATTTAAAGTCAACTATCAGTAACAATAGTAAAGGGTACGATTATGTgttaaaactatagttattttttttgtttttttgttttttgaatatcatATATTTCACAAAGCATTTATGATATTCAAaacctttataatttttttagtcttAGAATGTTGAAGACATTTGTTTTATTGCTTTGTGTTGGGATATCCTTGGCTGAATTTGTAACTGCTACTAAATGTGGTTTTAAAGTCAGAAAGCCGGAATTTTTACGCTATTGCATATCGCCAGGAAGCAGGTAAACATACGATTGAGCAAGTTTATATACACTTCTTTTAAAAGGGAACattaacagttaaaaaacttttaaatttaacatttttttaaattttaaatttaacagtttttaaacatcttttgtAGAATGTACATTGGAGATTTTGATGGAGACAAACACGATGATGTAATGTGTATTGATTTAGTTTCTGGTGACATGAGCATAATACTTTCAAAGGTTTCAACTATtcgtaaaaaagttttttataacatggAAGCTTGTATAGGTGCAAAATATGTTCTTCTTGGTGATTTTAACGGTGATCATCGCACTGATATTATCTGCCAGTTACATAATGGTGAAAAATACATTTACCTGGCCACTCTAAATGGATTTTTCtcaagtaaaatgttttttttgttttgataatttttattgtttatgagTTTTTATTGAATATCTGTTTTATTGAATATCTTGAAAGtctgaaaattattattttcagctTACACTATGTTAAATGCTGTCACGTATAGTACGCCAAGTGTAAAAACATTCTGTACACAAAGTAATTACAGACCTGTGATAGGTGATTTTGATGGAGATAAATTTGATGACTATATGTGTCATGAAACTACTACTGGTCGAATGTCAATTATTTACGGTCAAAAAAATGTTGCTGATTTATTCAGAGAAGAATCTATGCTAAAAGATACTTTTATGTGCCGAGGAAAGATTTTGACtggtaagttttatttatacattatttatacacatacacatttatgcacacacacacacacacacacacacacacacacacacacacacacacacacacacacacacacacacacacgcacgcacgcaCGCATGCAcacgcacatatatatatgtgtgtgtgtgtgtatatatatatatatatatatatatatatatatatatatatatatatatatatatatatatatatatgcatatatatatatatatatatatatatatatatatatatatatatatatatatatattaatatatatgtatatatttatatttatatatacttatcaTTTTGAGGTTTATTTAATGGAGACAAAATGTGTGATATTATGTGCCATGACAAAACATACGGGACTATTGTTATTGCTTCTGTTAAAGACGATCATGTGAATATTATGTACAACTCAACTTGGAAATGCATTGAAAGAAGCTCTTCTGtcatgtaaaaatttattttaccttttttatatttttgttctcgATAGTCTTTCTTTCTCGTTATCGATTTGAATTAAACTACTTTGTTACTTTGTAATTGTCACAATTTGATTTTTCAGGTTTGCTGACGTAGACGGGGACAGCTATGACGATTTGCTATGCAAACAAACTGGAAAAGTGTTACAGATTTTAAGAAATACTcgcaataaaatgttttacgaACCAGTAGAAGCTGAGTTTTATCCTGAAGCCAACCCAAACAAAATCTATTATACTGTTGAGACCGGAGATTTTAATGGCGATGGCAAAGACGATTTATTAGGCCATGGTTTTGACGGATCACTTCAGATTGCTGAAAGCACTTGTTTAAAactgtaatatttttatgaagttcagttcttgataaaataaaaaatacttataaatttatagtattatttctatttaatgATGTCTTAATACCATAACGACACATTGCTTACTTCAAATCAGAGTAAGAGAGGAAGTCAAATTTGGGAGACTATAGTTAATGAAGTTCCTAAGGTAACCCTTTTAAGGTAATTATAAAGTCCAATAGCGACCATCATGTGTAAACTCTAGAAGGTTTGATCGATGCAAGCATAGCGtaatcttgaataaattttgcccgcatttaaaatattttatatagaaatattcTCAATTATTTCAGactttcttttggaattttttattctaattttctaaaacttttttacttttggtCCGTGGAGGCAGGTTGCGAAACTCTTTAGGAAGTTAAACCTGTCTTTTGTGGATAATGGTATGTAACTTTCGTTGGACGATTTGCtggaaataattgttttacatgCATGAAACCGCAATGCGctgaaagtaaaaattaaataaaaaaatttggctaaaatatttaaacataaataggTGATATATATCACATAAATAAATGGGTGATAGATATATCAGTAGATATATCTACTGAGAGTCAGCCATTGAAGATTACGCGTCATACATAAAACGtatattcatatacatatatattatagatttggaagtttcaattgattttctctattattattaataaaatcaaaaatctaaatttattactcagcgtattttatttatttttcttcatttttctttatttttcatttttttgttttgttcttttgtttttttatttttttaaaaaggtggTAAGCtggtaagaaaaaaaaagttgtatcattttttatcgttttatattcaaaaattgacatagatttcaaaaatatacaTGGTTAtggtgttttgttttttttaaattaaaatatagtttttcagGGGATcgtaaaagttttaattaaaaaaatttttcggcacacaaaataatttaaatcgacaaaatttcttaattattatttattatatcacTAACTATAGGGGAGCATGGGGCAAGATGGCGAACGTTTTTAAAAGTCTGAGTTGTTGTAAAACTTTCAGTCATGAAACAGTAATGCTTTGTCAGTGTGTTCAAGATACCATAATAATTAATTGCCtgcattgatttttaattagcaagttaaaaaatttgaaataaaatttaaaataataagttcataaatttgttatctggtcacgtgaccggggcaagatgacttattttGCAAGTTCtgcctccaattttataaaagtttgaaaaatacttACTCCTCTAACttaagtaacacaaaataaacacactccacaaaaaattatttcattcgCCATCTTACCCCGTATTCCCCTATTTACATTAAATGTATACAAGCCTGTATGtactttttttctgcttttaaaatGCAGTAATGGCGGAGACACTCCTTAAAagttatagattaaaaaaacagttttacaCAGCACTTAGTTACATAGTTTAGCAGTGCTTTTATACTGTTTTCTTCACAacgcttttttgttttttattttattactttattatttggATGGGATataaaaggagttttgtcgcgAATAGAAGAAGAAGAAGTTCAATAAAACCAACATAAAACCTTAAAGAAAAATCTTATTTCAGCAGAATCAAATATCAACAACAAAGCTTGTCAAGTTTTGGTTTTGCCAAAATGAGAAAAAGAGAATAAGTTTAATCCATTCTTTGTAGgatttatgtaataataatcttttgttAACCAAAACATAGATTTCTCAGGATCTTtcatcttgaaatttttaacactTGTTTAACTTATACAGTACAAGTGCCTAAAGCAGAATAAAGCTATACACTTACAGACTTACCGAGATTTCAATCACTAAGCATTGaactatttatcaaaaatataaaaattaaaagaatctcCATTTTGAAATAACTGATCAACAGTTGTGAAAATTTTTGCCCCAGGCAATTGTTAACTATAAATTGTCTTGCTGTGGCAAATTTTATACTGCTATCAGTTGAAAATCTTCAAGTAATCATGTTTtgctttttagttgatttttatgaagttgaattgtttttagttggttttatttagttgaatttttGCTGACTcatcataaaataattaactttttaaagttttttttgtttattatattaatttttcagATGGCtgttgtatgtatttatattagcatcaaacaacaataattaaagataaatttttttttaccaacttACCACCCTAAGCGTTCTAAAGTTTTGAATGTTTagaagttgtttaaaaaacgtttaaaacacGTTCAGAATGTAACTTATAGAAACAAATGCCCGTTGAGTTTAGAGtagtgataataataaataaatttgtttcaatattaaaaatttaaaccgaACCTTTTATTAAAGGATGTTTACAATTTATGAATTGAAAATCTTAGTTTAAGTTTTCGGTTTTGATCTCCAACGCACCTTTAAACCCctaatacataaataatatataaaagtaaacttaaacctctcTATCGACAACAGAAACATGTAGCACGCCTTATAAATTTCAAGGACCGTTTTGCTCacgccaagcctcttttatatgatatgaaagcactcaatatatatgagttaaatgtttttaatattctttgtttgaTGTATAAATGCAAGACCCACCTATCACCCGTTTCTTTTCGTAACTTGTATTTACAAagagatataaataaatatattttaaggaaCGATAATTTAATTCGACAACCATTTTctcaaacaaattttgaaaaattttttatttcatttcgcggaccatttttatggaatagtatagttctaaatacttctaaagatttttctcaagaatgtaattttgattcttttaaacaaaatcttaaaaaactcattttttcaactgataatatactaatctacttttaaattttaaaattttttgaaaatcccttatctatattactatatatgtatatatttaatgtatatttctttttatttatttttttgtttgtttttttatccataAGCAATTAGCggtttctctgtgacaagacctgatggtcttctttgagtattccgcgttctttatatttatttttaatatttatttttttaacgatatcttgacttgttaacttttattattgtaacaaagttttatttatttaaattgtaatagatattgtaataaagaacaaaaaaaaaaccaaaaaaaaacataaatatacacCCTACCTATACACCCCTAACGGGTGATGCGGAATTTATCGGACAAATCCTAATTTCATTATTTGAgcataataattagtttttgtgGCTTATCTTTGATTTTATCACAAAAACTGATtattacttgaacataataatCAGTTTTTGTGGTAAAATGAGGTTAAATGCAGCTGAACGAGAATCTTTTCGGAAGcgactaaaaatgttttttgtaaataaacctaacataaaaaaataaaaaaatcgtaaatcattttgaaaaggaAGGATTTGCTAGAAGTACAATATATGATAaccttaaaaaacttgaaactgtTCAATCGTTTTCTGATAGAAAGCACCCTGGTCGTCCGACATCCTGGACTAGAGAAAAGAAAGCCGGATTAACGAGACTTGTCAACAATCGAAAAGGGGTCAGTCAGAGAAAAATAGGTATTAAATTGGGTGTAAATCAATCGACAATTGGTcgtcagttaaaaaaaatgaataataaatatagaaaacgtgaaaagactttaaaatacaCTATAGAACAACAAATAAAGGCAAAGAAAAGAACCAGGAAACTAGTTAACCAACTCTATAACACAAAATCGCTACTAGTCATCGATGacgaaaaatacttttgttttgcaGGGGACAACATGCCTGGAAATTCTGGATACTACacaaacaacaaaaagacaTGCCCAGAAAGTGTTCGTTTTATAGGAAAagagaaatttcaaaaaaaattattaatgtggATAGCCATATCTGACCGTGGTATCTCCGAGCCATTGTTTCGCACTTCCAAGGCTGTAGCGATCAATTCATCaatctatattaatgaatgttTAGAAAAACGACTTCTTCCATTTATTCACAAGTATCATGGAGACTTTGGCCAGATTTAGCAAGTTCTCATTATTCTAAAGATTTTCTAAATTGGATGGACCAATATGTCTATTACGTTGATAAAGAATCCAATCCCCCAAATGTCAGAGCAAAATTGATATCAATTGCAGATGGTGGTgttttttcatatgaaaaaaaaaatatttttattaaaagataaatgctttatttaaaaaaaatataatagtagtttgtttttttatttataaataagtttttgacgTTTTTATTTTGTCCGATAACTTCCGCATCACCCGTTAATACATAAAACCATTCACTTTTATTTAcgcacatttttatttttttaatgtaaaaaatctttgaaattgaataattatttgaacATAAAGAATCTAGAATAAAAGATTTATGACTCACTCATACGTAgtgatattattgttaaattaacGATGAAAGTTGACAAAACAAAGTATACTTTGTTTCACTTTCAACAAAGAAATCTTTATTGCCAAGAACTTGGCTAAATTATTTACTGACAAAGTGAAAAAAAGTAGAATTGTCCGCAAAAATTTTAGGAATTTACATAGATAAAAGCGTTACTTGGAAACCATGGTTTTTTCTCATGTTCTTTTTATCGTTCATTTGTATGTTCTATCATAAATtactctttttaaaatttgttaaaacgtTGGAACGATAAAAGTAGGACGTTAGTTACTAACATTTGTTTTGTCAACAAATTGTTAAGTTTTCATAACAATTATTATCGCGTTACTGTTTATTTCGCCAGATcctgttgatttatttttagtaaaaaatttaaatgctttttcgAGCTCATTAGAGGATAAATCAGTGGCTTATTCTTATAAGTCATTTAagggttttaaaataaaattttggtgaataaaatattataggaaAGAGTGGATCAACGcatttcatttattcatttttgctTGTAATGACATTATATTTCGTCTATAATCATTTTTTGCAGAG containing:
- the LOC100208029 gene encoding uncharacterized protein LOC100208029 isoform X2 — protein: MKIGTSNFKSLSNLKSTISNNSKGLRMLKTFVLLLCVGISLAEFVTATKCGFKVRKPEFLRYCISPGSRMYIGDFDGDKHDDVMCIDLVSGDMSIILSKVSTIRKKVFYNMEACIGAKYVLLGDFNGDHRTDIICQLHNGEKYIYLATLNGFFSTYTMLNAVTYSTPSVKTFCTQSNYRPVIGDFDGDKFDDYMCHETTTGRMSIIYGQKNVADLFREESMLKDTFMCRGKILTGLFNGDKMCDIMCHDKTYGTIVIASVKDDHVNIMYNSTWKCIERSSSVMFADVDGDSYDDLLCKQTGKVLQILRNTRNKMFYEPVEAEFYPEANPNKIYYTVETGDFNGDGKDDLLGHGFDGSLQIAESTCLKL